ACATACTTATCGGGGCATGCTTCTGTACTTCCAGCGCTTATCGAAGCTGTTGGTAAGTGGTTTGGCTGATGTGGTCGTTCTGAAAATCCAAATTCTTCCAACGTCATAATACGCACCAATTAGCTTTTTGGTACAATCAGTTTATCCTTCAAAATCGTTAAGATGTTTAAAAAGCCTTATGTGCTGAAAGTATAATCAGAGTTCAGTGCGATGATGTCAGTGTAAAATGAAACCCGCACCTAAACAGATGACATAGCCTTCTGCTGACGCAAAGGAAGCAATATCAATCTCCAAACTTTGCCCAACGTCCTCTACGTTAAATGGACCAGGGCCAGCAGAGACTACAAGTcaaacgagcgaacgagaaatTTATTGCTCAGCGTTTGACGGTTTTCTATGACTAGAGGTATTCTGGGTGTATTTTATACGAAGGTGCTTGCCGACCCGTACCGAAGACCGGCATCAGAAAATATACGAGAGATTTAGGAGATTTAGCGTGCTCGAGATAAGTAAAAGAAGCGGCTGATGCAATATCTTTTTATGGCGAGTCGTTGTAGGTCCTTTTTTCAGTATGTAGGGATTATTCTCGCATAATCCCTGACAAATTTTTCCAGAATGCCATAATGTGGGATAATGCAAAATGGGGTCAAATTTGCCCCGTTaatagagcagtcggtagcGCTCGTCAATGTCACGCAACCGCTCATTGTTTCGATTCCTGATACCTGATAAAAcgaaccgttacagaaagcagcagagattaacattgtctctggtgcagacTAAGACAGGCCAGCGGTTGTTACCGAATAAGAAGAATCCATGacaaaacattcgccaacCTGAACCAACTAACAGgaattttcaaacaatcaccaaattaaattaaaaatatttttcttttgtgctTATAAATGTTATaagaaatgtttaaaaacatCCCAAGCATGAAacgatttgaatttcaaacgTATGTGTGTGTAGCTATTCGTTATTCAGATATAATTTCAAATCccaatccttttttgtgcaCAAGTTAATTGTACTATCATAACCTTCGGATTCTACCTGTTTCTGCAGTAAATTGGgcaatttcgttttctatAGCTGCTCTGAGGCATTGCTGGGCTTTATAGCAATAGCTTTGTTCATAGCTTAGCAAATAATATGAGATGTCTGATAATATTCAGCTTAGGGCTTAGCCTCATCGTGGGaccaaatatttgaaaaaatgtCTGTATTGAAACGCTCTTACTGAAAGATTTGGAAATTAGTATGTCGTTCATAAGAAGAATGTATAGTTTTATTATAAGTTTTTATTCTTTCCAAACATCATTCACAACATTCACGGGCGAAATACAAAGTCAGAGTTTTGCTCGATCCAGTCGCGGAAGAAGGAAACTCGCACCCAAACCGAGGGAGCACCCGACGCACAGCCCGCCGCCGACACGAATGAGGCAATACCGACCTCAAGACTGCTGCCGCCATCTTGCACGGCCAGCGGACCACCAGAGTCGCCGTTGCATGGAGAACGTCCTCCCGCCGCATCGAGACACACATTCTGGTCCTGGACCAGGGCCGTACTCCAGAAAGAATTGCACTGAGCGTTCGAAAGGATCGGATTGCGCGTGAACATCACGATTGGAGAGGTTGCCGTGCTCGCATCGGAAGTACGACCGAATCCAGATGCGGTTCCTTCCATCCCGGCGAACGTACGAGCATCGGAACGGGCAGGTAAATGTATCGGCTGCACTCGATCATTGAAGACAGCAGGAGAGTTCAAACGTACAGTGGCAATATCGTTGCGGATCGTTGAAGGATTGTAGCCTGCGTGGACAAATATTCCGGCCTGGGTGAAGGCGATACGCTGCTGGGATGCTTCTACGACCGTGCGATCATGTGCTCCGAGAATAGCCGTTCCGCCGGAAGCTACCTGACCATTACCACCGACCACACAGTGAGCCGCCGTTAGAATGTAGCTGTTCGTGATGACGGTGGCACCACACAAACCGGTCCCAGTGGCGAAGGTACTGGTCAGGGCAACCTGATACGGGAACTGGCCGGCAAGCGCTGGAGCACCATTCACGATGCGACGAGAAGGATTGGCGTACCGAAGTGCCTGCCATTCGGCTGGAAGTCGCTGCCAGTAATGGTCAAACTCGTCGATCGGTTTCACTTGCGACCAATCGATGTCGATCCATTCAGCACTGATGACACTTGAGCCGACAGTCAACAGACATACTACAACAAACACTTCTACGAGTTTCATCGTGATGCCAGACCTTtcgccgggaaccgggatACAAACTGATGCCAAGTTGATGACTGGCGGACggcttttatttgtttaccgTTCAGATAACGTAGTCAATGACAGAGTAACAAATGCTGAATCTTTAAATCAGttgggttttccgtttgttaGATAAGGTCGAATGGAGGAGATTATGTTGCTAATCGGCGGATATGAAGGCTTCTTGTAGTCTGAACGGTGGCAGTGACGGACTTGGGAGACGAAGGTTTTcccataaataaatcaatataCGCGAAGCGTTAACTGCTGGACATCATGCGACATCAGGCATACGTTCATCATCGTCTTACCAGACCTAGAACAGCCTGCGATCTCTTGCCATAGTCGAAACATTCTTCTATCCGAGAGCGATCGTAGAACCCTTTGCTCGAAATCGCCGAGTGGGCGTGCATCTGCCTCTAGCATGGTCCATGTCTCGTTGCGCTGAAGAGCAACCCTTATCAGGATTGTGTACATAGTCAGCTCTTCATCTGGAGAAGCGCCCATTCTACGGAGGAAAACCCGCACGCGGAGTGCAACATCCTGCGTAGTGCAAGGAAGCCATGATTCGTGACATGAGGTAGTGGTGCGATAGATGTTCGAACAATGGACGGAAAAAACTCATCACGTATCTCCAGCATACCACCCAATCTATGGAGATATAGGAGAGAAGCTGTTCTCCTCGCTATCCTTCAAACGTCTGTTCATCATATACTTCGTCTGGGAGGAATACGTGGCCTGCGCGAAAGAGTGTGCTTTAAGGCCCCCACACAccaaaacggaaatgaaatgaactgaaagtagcgtagcgaacgacgcgttgtctcgtatgggattctatgggacccttcacaccggcgtcgacgaaaacttcgtacggcgacgacgaatctgtatgaaaagacaacgctccttttgtgtcgcttaaaaactttggccaaggttcgtatacttggtttttgggtgagaggggcgaagtttgaaagttcaagacacattgaatttttggtgcgagaattaaaatagtttcatgatgaatttgtgtttgtattacaagtaataattaagtgaaattttttttgcatgcttgtgatacaaaaaaaacgtcaattgagtaatcttcgattagtttttaactacccaagatgtctaattgttttcgcccgaacgacagggcgaaagacttctccgttgcctgtcgccgccgttcgtaaccggtgtgaaaggtccgaaaaagcgtcgcgtcgaaacgtacgTAACGTTCCCGG
The nucleotide sequence above comes from Anopheles bellator chromosome 1, idAnoBellAS_SP24_06.2, whole genome shotgun sequence. Encoded proteins:
- the LOC131205608 gene encoding brachyurin-like: MKLVEVFVVVCLLTVGSSVISAEWIDIDWSQVKPIDEFDHYWQRLPAEWQALRYANPSRRIVNGAPALAGQFPYQVALTSTFATGTGLCGATVITNSYILTAAHCVVGGNGQVASGGTAILGAHDRTVVEASQQRIAFTQAGIFVHAGYNPSTIRNDIATVRLNSPAVFNDRVQPIHLPARSDARTFAGMEGTASGFGRTSDASTATSPIVMFTRNPILSNAQCNSFWSTALVQDQNVCLDAAGGRSPCNGDSGGPLAVQDGGSSLEVGIASFVSAAGCASGAPSVWVRVSFFRDWIEQNSDFVFRP